CTCCTCCCACTGTGTTTTCAAAACCCTGCAGAAGCATGACTATGGTGCTGTGTGAATACAGGAGGGGCCAGGTGCTCCAGGGCAACTGAGACAGTGAAGGCCACCATAGAAACTGTCTCATAGGATGGCATTTCGCAGCTATAGCGAACATGATCAGACCGGCTTTGACCAGAACAGACAACTACCCGCCTGTGTTTGCCTGTGACAGCTTATCTTCTAAGCTGAGAAGTGCAAGGCATGAGACCGCAACAGATATCCAACACAAAGGCCGTTCTGTATTAAAGCCAAAGCGGCAATAAGACACTGCACAATTTACCTAGACACGGAGTGTTCACAAGCACTTACCCCAGGAAATCAAAGTCAATGGTGGAGTACTGGGCTTGAATGAGAGCCCACAGACCCCAGAAGAAATGAGAGGCCTACAAAACAGAGAAGGGTGGGGAGAGTTAACCTGGTGTCAAGCAGCAAAGTAAATACTGACCAAGTTGGTACAAAAAGAAAGTGACTGCAACTCATGGATTTCAACACAAGAATGTCCAGTTCCTTAAATAAGCAGTCACTGGCGAGCACAAACTGGAACTGTGACAAGGGCAGTGAGACATGTGAGAACAAAAAGCTGCACAACAGGTTCACACAGGACAACTATGTAATTTGCTGGTTTCAGCTCTGAATGTTGGTGTGTGTGGATACAGTATCACTGAAGAGTTCAACAGGAAAAACATAACAGCCTCCTTGAGGAGGCTCAACCTGTTCTGTGGTTGAAAACATGGTGCTGTTGCCAGTCTATACTGTGTGCTATTGTGCTTCACTCCACAGGCATGCAAATTGAAGGCTGGTGGCAATAAGTCCCACGAGGACCTCTGCAGTTCTACCTGAGCAGAATACTTGAATTCCTACCattaaatatccagctgtattaaatgCTTAAATGGTCATACTGTAGTAATGGTAATAGGAGTGTAATCCATATATTTAGAGCATAGAAAACTACCTCATTTTTGTACCTGGCAAAGGCTACCCTAATACTTGGGGTATGCACTGTTTGGTTGCATTTCATTTGAACTCTACAGCCCAGAGTAACAATGTTTTTTCTGAAACTTGCTCTAATGCAcgtttttccatttcaattatttttaattggcAAAAAGTACATTGTACAACAAAGCTATTGTCAAATTcatttaaggtatttacaatcttttttcccccccctctagCATTGTGCCTATATTCCTTTCAAGGTCTAATCATGGAGGCAGGAGAAAGATTAAAGTGCTCTTTTCAAAGTATTCTCCCTGCTTTTCAGAGGGACAAAACTGAGCCTTTGTCTTCATCTGCAAGTAAACGAAGGATCGTCACAATGGACTGGAAAACCCAAACAGTTAATGACACAAAAGTACCACGCTGTGTTCACCGTTCTCCCAAATCTAGACAACTTTAATTGCTTCATCGTGCAAGACTGAGCTCTACAAGGATTCCAGAGTATTCTTCAGAAGCAGTGAAGGAGCCATGAACTGGGTACAAAGTGGACGTGTGCGACaaaggtgtgtgcgcgcgcggttGGCCTCTGCACAAAGTGCAAGAAAAATCAGAAACAAGGCCAGGCTATACTACAAATGATTTTTGAATGATTGCTGCTCTGTGGCATGATTACAAAAATGGGCACCCTTCACATATCTGAGGGAAACATCACTATGCTGTGAGCCAATACAGTGTGGAGTATACACTTACCAAAGCAAAGTTGTTGACCTGCACATACAGGACCTCCACTTCTGCCTGGGAAACCTCAGCCCCTAGGCCCTTATACTCTTTGTAGGCTTCCAGATATGCTCTCAGCCACTGCAGCTGCAGATCACGTTCAGGATAAAGGCTGTAGTCCACTTCATTCAAACCTGTGGATCACAAGCAATCACTCATTGGCTGTTCTTAGATGTTCTTTATAAACCACTGGCCGCacaatacattacatgagtTGTTCTAGCCAAACTACTCTGTCCCCCTGTAAGACCCATGGGGATGCAGGTATAATTAATACTGAGTACACAAAAGATTAAGAAATCAAGATCTACAAGCTCATAACAGACAGTCTTGTTCAAGTGTGGGGTGAAGCATCTGTAATCTGTATTACAATGTATGAACGTGAttaggattagtctatcctgagttttgtgcacctactcatgcaatgACCATTGGTGCATGAAGTGGagaaaaactaggtttacttaatcacatgtctgcaactgtctttctcctaaggtaatgtacaaattgtattttctctgatatgtacgtcacttcagagaaaagcatctgctaaatgaataaacatattcCAAAATCTGTTTTTACAAGAGACAACCTTAACTCCTACTGCTGGAGTTGAGTTTTCCCAGAGAAACCAAGAAGAGTTCACAGAGAACAAGCAGACAAATTAACATTATGCAATATTCACATCATGAATGAGTGTCAATTGCACCATGTTGGTCACATCTGGAGGCAATAACAGAACTGACAGTGACTAACTATAGGTACAGCCAGGAACTGACTAGCAGAGTAATAAATACTGGTCTAGTGAGTCTAGTCGACAGCTGAAACTAACTTTGCCTCCTGTTATCTAAAAGGCAAACTCAGGTCTTGTTACAAGTTTCAAATGACAACCCTTGATAAGAGAGGCATGTGGATTAAATACACACCACTTAAAATTGGTTTGCAATTTCCTCACTGAAGTGATTGATCAGTCATTTCTGGTCTACAAGGGAACAGTAAACAGCCCTCATGCTTACCTGCAAACTCGTTGAAATGGTTGCCAATATCATAGGCTTGGTAATTGTAGCCAGCATACTCATAGTCGATAAACTTTACATTACCTGGCACagacaaacaaaggaaaaacttgTTACGAACAAGACACTGGTGCAGACTTTAAGCCCCAGACAAAGGTTCATACTATGTGTGTGCGGCCTGACTGTCCAGCTCCCCCACAGACGGACATTCTACGTGGTGTTTGAGCAGGGGAAGAGTTTGTATTTTGAGAAGAGAAGTTGCATGAAGAGGCATAACAGAAAGGCAAAAGGCTACAGGCACAAATGCACATACAGcatgctgaaaacacacaaagaagaGTGCTAGACAGAACACTACAACCCATTCAAGATTCAATACAAAGCTATTAATAAAAAGATATGCAAGAaggaaatttcagcaaaatgtctATGGTTAATAGCATTAATTTTGGGTAAGTCAATACTATTACAGGAATGATCATCAAAACAGAAGACCAATCAAGTGAAAAGTGCAGAACACTGAATCCTGTGTGAAATCTTTAACAGTGCCCAAAGTTACATGCAgaacagagggagggaggaaaactGACAAGAGTGCCTTCTAGTGGCAAGACTGTGCTGTATGCAGTATCACACTTACTGTTAATATGAGTAGGTAAAGAAAGGTATTGTCAAAATACAAAGTCTTACCCCTGGATTTaaaattgggggggggttgggggggcaaaaaaaaaaaactgggaaactgctgccatttgttttctttgaaatacTGGATCCCTCCCACCTTaaagtcatttcttttttccttcccttcgGATATGTGGCACTGGTATACATGAAAGCAGAGTTAGTGCGATCTACTCTCTGCTTCCAATAAGTGTGTATGTGCCCTAGTATTGGGGTCATGTGCTGACACTGTGTGgggctttatttttatttattcattctttttaaaCTGTAAGCTGGGTCTGTGGTTGCGTGTCAGCTTTTATATACTGCCATGTTTGGTCTACAGAAGGAGACACATGAGATGGTTACCGGGCCAGGTGTGGTCCTAGCGGGACACAACAGAACACCTCCAGTCAGTGGCTATAGCCCTGTGCAGCAGATGAAGAGGTTTGGGCACACTCACATCtgacacagaacacaaacagcTTCACTACAGACGCTgcgcacctcctcctcctcctccccctccccattcCCCTGCACATCCTCCAATCCGCTGTGGCCTCACACACCCCTGCAATGCTGCCTTTTCATTGGCTCTAAGGGGACCCAATCAGCTCAAGTCACTTGTATGCAAATGACATCTTCCTGTGTGAGATGCACAGCAGGTTTCAATTTCTGAGCCTCTGGGATTTTGCTTCTATTTCACTGTAGCTTTTTCCCTTTGTCATTTGACTGAAGCAGAGCCAATAGCTACTAACCCTGCCAACGGCCTTCAGAGAAAGCAAGACCCTCCCTGCGAAGACAACCTTACTGAGGTAGACAGCAGTCAAAATCAAAAGGGAGTTTAAACCAGCACAAATCCCATTTCGACTGGGCCTGGTCAGTTTTTAGTTTGTCACTGAACTGGACGTGGCCGGTTAGACTGCAGTACGGTACTGGGCGTAGCCGCTCAGAACCATCTCACCCCTCCAGCAGGCGGCGCTGTCGCTCctaggagagaaaaaaaatctggacacAAGGAGCCATGAGAccgcccaccccccccacaagaGCGACTCTGGACCTCCAACCCTCCCAACACCCCCTGACCACAACATCCTTGCTGCCCCAACCCTGATTTCTCCAatgaccccaccccctccagaaaaaggaggaagaaaggaaaaaaaaataaaaaacatggaACCATAATAGTCCATAGCACCTACAATGTGTAGGAGTGGCCTGGTGAGTTTGCATTGCTCCATTTCAGTGAGCTATTAGTAGGGAAATACATTCAGGTTAACACAAATTAGAACATTCCAGAAGTACCACtttcatacacattttcaaagccaTAAATCCCTGCTACTGTGCTGATGAGAAAGCCCCTCAGTAGAATTAAATCTGAGCTTTCCTGGCCAGATCCATAAGTAATGAACCCAGTGTACAAAAGCCAAGCCATTCTGTAGCAGGAAGTCTGGCTAAAGCTACAGTGTTGTCCTGAATTTGCCATTAGTTGCCAGCAGTAGCATATGTACATCTTTTCCCCTCTCACTTGGTACTGTTAGGCACCTTTTTAAATGCAGCCTTACCAGATGGAATGAGGGGGCAGGGCAAGCATGCTCCACCCCCTCTCAAGGGCACAAACCACACAGGGTGCAATGTCACCCAGGCCACAGGAAGAACATTTTGTCCAGGGCCAGGGTCTGCAATGCAGGCAGCAATGGCTCACCTGCTGCCTCGTTGTAGATGATGTTTTTACACAGCAGGTCGTTGTGGCATAGCACTACAGGTGAGCCCAGCACAGACAGGCTCTGCTGCAGCCACAGCATCTCTTCACGCAGTTGCATGGCACTTGGTACCTCCTGTGTGAACCTGAGGGCAACAGGAACAGCAGTTATGACCTGCCATTGCATGCAAACACTGCTACCCATCTCATATTCTGAAGTGTGCTAATATGGTTCATTCCTACCTCATGTTTTTGGCAGGGTCCTCAAAGTGGGTTGGCACTAACGAGAAGTACTTGCCCATCTTCATCCATAGGTCAGATTTGGGCACCCAGCCATTGTGGGCATGAATGGCATGGTACTTTGCCAGCTGCCTTGCTATTGGCCTGTGAAGTACAATTAATCAATCAAAATTAGCAAATGGTCTGCTGTGATATTACACCTCAGGGCACAAAAAGCCTCAAAGGACAAAGTATCAGCTTGCCAATTGTACATCATTGTTAATAGGCACGATTGTATACAACCGGCAGCATTGTCAAAAGCTTATCTCCATATGCACCTGATTGTGGAACAATGGCTGTTCAGAACCCTGTTAAGAATTCACTTTCTTGTGAGTGTATACACCCCCCCAAAGCACTAAATTTTAGAAGGATGATACCATTAGTATATGTAAGAGAATACCCAGTCATATACCATAACTGATCCCTTCATGAGTACCACACAAATGATCATTACAAGTGTGTACATGCATTTTGGCTGCAAAACATGTGCTTGTGTGACTGCAGCCCAAGTGTGTACCTGAATATGGAGGGGCAGCGGATGTGCTGTGGGTCAAGAGCGGTGCCCTGCAGGAACTCGTAACACAAGCCATTGTTGAAGGTACAGTAGAGTTGCGGAGCACAGCGGTGAGCCTGCAATACACGGAAGCTCTTCACTTCGTTGTCCCGGTCCACGAAAAGCTCTGTCTTGTTTCCATAAATGCGCACCAGGACCACATCCTGCATGGCTCCTCCCACATAGCAACCGATCAGCTTGTTCGTGATGCCATCAGTGAAGAACTATAGAGAAACCCAGAGAAGAGTGGTTATTGGAACAAGTTTGCAGACATCACTAAACTTTCCGAACACTGACATAACACCTTTCAGAGTGTTCACTTCTGACATTTGTGACATGCACTAAGCAAATAATGTTCAGCATAGGGCTGAAGCAATATTCTCCCTTACACTAGTTTATATTTTCCTTGCCAGACTGACACCTGTAAACTGAGTGAAAACATATCTTTGCATCTATGCCCTTTACAAAACATCCTTCATTTGAATGAAATGCAGATTTCTACATCTGCATTAACCTGGAAAGGAGAAACAGCCAGTAATATGATCTCAACTCCAAATCCAACA
Above is a genomic segment from Scleropages formosus chromosome 2, fSclFor1.1, whole genome shotgun sequence containing:
- the etnk1 gene encoding ethanolamine kinase 1, with product MANFIHVPDGAPAVPKLDVTVDAQDFRPGALKLMKELRPNWKPSEVKMKFFTDGITNKLIGCYVGGAMQDVVLVRIYGNKTELFVDRDNEVKSFRVLQAHRCAPQLYCTFNNGLCYEFLQGTALDPQHIRCPSIFRPIARQLAKYHAIHAHNGWVPKSDLWMKMGKYFSLVPTHFEDPAKNMRFTQEVPSAMQLREEMLWLQQSLSVLGSPVVLCHNDLLCKNIIYNEAAGNVKFIDYEYAGYNYQAYDIGNHFNEFAGLNEVDYSLYPERDLQLQWLRAYLEAYKEYKGLGAEVSQAEVEVLYVQVNNFALASHFFWGLWALIQAQYSTIDFDFLGYAILRFSQYFKMKPEVTALSFP